The Nostoc sp. 'Lobaria pulmonaria (5183) cyanobiont' genome window below encodes:
- the dnaA gene encoding chromosomal replication initiator protein DnaA, which yields MEIPIESLWSQVLERLKLELSRPTFETWIKTASAERLENNCLVICTPNPFARNWLQKYYINTIAHVVQDILGHPVGIYITVAQGDEVSHFSEREVAWESPISSSISEAVANHNHKTTDLNSKYVFSRFVVGANNRMAHAASLAVAESPGKEFNPLFLCGGVGLGKTHLMQAIGHYRYAVFPNCKIFYVSTEQFTNDLITAIRKDSMQSFREHYRAADVLLVDDIQFLEGKEYTQEEFFYTFNTLHEAGKQVVIASDRPPNQIPSLQERLCSRFSMGLIADIQKPDLETRMAILQKKAEDENINLPRDVIEYIASNYTSNIRELEGALIRAVAYISIWGLPMTVENITPVLEPPNEKMAATPEAILKVVADNFDVSIDDLKGNSRRREISWARQLGMYLMRQHTALSLPRIGQEFGGKDHTTVIYSCDKITQLQESDRTLVQTLRELSDRINMNSRSQKPS from the coding sequence ATGGAAATTCCCATAGAAAGTCTGTGGAGTCAGGTACTAGAGCGCCTAAAGCTTGAACTATCCCGACCTACCTTTGAAACTTGGATCAAAACTGCTAGTGCAGAGCGATTAGAAAATAATTGCTTGGTTATCTGCACTCCTAACCCATTTGCTCGTAATTGGTTACAGAAGTATTACATCAATACCATTGCTCATGTAGTACAAGATATTCTCGGTCATCCTGTGGGAATTTACATTACGGTTGCTCAAGGTGATGAAGTTTCTCATTTTAGTGAACGAGAGGTTGCTTGGGAATCACCAATTTCCAGCAGTATTTCTGAAGCTGTTGCTAATCACAATCATAAAACTACTGACTTAAACTCTAAATATGTCTTTTCGCGGTTTGTAGTTGGTGCCAACAATCGGATGGCTCACGCTGCTTCTTTGGCAGTTGCAGAATCTCCAGGGAAAGAGTTTAATCCTTTATTTTTATGCGGTGGTGTCGGCTTGGGTAAAACTCATCTTATGCAAGCTATTGGTCATTATCGCTATGCAGTTTTTCCTAATTGTAAAATATTTTATGTTTCTACGGAGCAGTTTACGAATGATTTAATTACAGCCATCCGTAAGGATAGTATGCAAAGTTTTCGAGAGCATTACCGAGCTGCTGATGTTTTATTAGTGGATGATATTCAGTTTCTGGAAGGGAAGGAATATACCCAAGAAGAATTTTTTTATACTTTTAATACTTTACATGAAGCTGGTAAACAAGTTGTCATTGCTTCCGACCGTCCGCCTAACCAAATTCCTAGCTTGCAAGAACGTCTTTGTTCTCGTTTTTCTATGGGCTTAATTGCCGATATCCAAAAACCGGATTTAGAAACGAGAATGGCAATTTTGCAGAAAAAGGCTGAGGATGAAAATATTAATCTTCCCCGCGATGTGATTGAGTATATTGCTTCTAACTATACTTCTAATATTCGAGAATTAGAAGGAGCTTTAATTCGGGCGGTGGCTTATATTTCTATTTGGGGCTTACCGATGACGGTAGAAAATATTACACCAGTTTTAGAACCGCCTAACGAAAAAATGGCAGCTACCCCAGAAGCAATTTTAAAGGTGGTGGCGGATAATTTTGATGTTTCAATAGACGACCTCAAAGGTAACTCACGACGAAGAGAGATTAGCTGGGCGCGTCAATTAGGAATGTATCTCATGCGCCAACACACGGCCTTGAGTTTGCCGAGAATTGGCCAGGAGTTTGGTGGTAAAGACCATACAACGGTAATCTATAGTTGCGATAAAATTACTCAACTTCAAGAGAGCGATCGCACCTTAGTACAAACTCTACGTGAATTGAGCGATCGCATCAATATGAACAGCCGTTCTCAAAAACCATCCTGA
- a CDS encoding DsbA family protein yields MNQAGSNFNQLLVLPSQRDRYQRILNAPVVLVEYGNYQCLQSGEVYRLIQAIQQDFDFVLSQKNRVCVVFRHFIQSSYPQAQKAAEVAEAAAAPGQFWQMHDLLFTHQQALEDGYLVEYADRLGLDIFQFLRDPSSQVHITRIEEDTESGNQSGVMAAPALFINGIRYRDRWNMEQLKAAITTASH; encoded by the coding sequence ATGAATCAAGCAGGTAGTAATTTCAATCAACTCCTTGTTCTACCCTCACAACGCGATCGCTACCAGCGAATTCTCAATGCCCCAGTCGTGCTTGTGGAATATGGAAATTACCAGTGTCTTCAGTCTGGGGAAGTGTATAGGTTGATTCAGGCAATTCAGCAGGATTTTGATTTCGTGCTTTCCCAGAAGAATCGGGTGTGTGTCGTGTTTCGTCACTTTATTCAGAGTTCATATCCTCAAGCCCAAAAGGCAGCAGAAGTGGCGGAAGCAGCAGCAGCGCCGGGTCAATTTTGGCAGATGCACGATCTGCTGTTTACCCATCAACAAGCCTTGGAAGACGGCTATCTCGTGGAGTATGCCGATAGGTTAGGACTCGATATTTTCCAGTTTCTGCGAGATCCATCCAGTCAAGTACACATCACCCGAATCGAGGAAGACACCGAAAGCGGAAACCAAAGCGGAGTAATGGCTGCCCCAGCTTTGTTTATTAATGGAATTCGTTATCGCGATCGCTGGAACATGGAGCAGTTGAAGGCGGCCATTACCACTGCAAGTCATTGA
- a CDS encoding alternative oxidase produces the protein MKVLIQAIVSFFVFIVDVVYGNRSYARFYMLETIARVPYFSYLSVLHFYETLGYWRKADLLKVHFAETWNELHHLLIMESLGGGRLWIDRFIAQHVAVAYYWVVVPIYMLFPAYAYYLMELIEGHAYHTYDEYLQTNEAELKAQKAPQVAINFYRDGDLYMFDEVQTAPGHEFRRPKVDNLYDVFVNIRDDESEHVKTMVALQKPEARLTFKSPHTVFEVTKVLSSEAEV, from the coding sequence ATGAAAGTTTTAATTCAAGCGATCGTTAGTTTTTTCGTATTCATTGTAGATGTCGTATACGGAAATCGTTCCTACGCTCGGTTTTATATGTTGGAAACCATTGCCCGTGTTCCTTACTTTTCTTATCTATCGGTGTTGCATTTTTACGAGACGCTGGGTTACTGGCGCAAAGCCGACTTGTTGAAAGTTCACTTTGCTGAAACTTGGAACGAATTGCATCATTTGTTAATCATGGAATCACTGGGGGGCGGTCGCCTCTGGATCGATCGCTTCATCGCTCAACACGTTGCTGTGGCTTACTACTGGGTGGTTGTACCAATTTACATGTTGTTTCCCGCTTACGCCTACTACTTGATGGAACTGATTGAAGGTCATGCCTACCACACCTATGACGAATACTTGCAAACCAATGAAGCCGAACTGAAAGCTCAAAAAGCGCCCCAGGTTGCAATCAACTTCTACCGCGATGGCGACCTCTATATGTTTGATGAAGTTCAGACTGCACCAGGTCATGAATTTCGCCGTCCCAAGGTAGATAATTTATACGACGTGTTTGTAAACATCCGTGATGACGAATCCGAACATGTGAAAACTATGGTGGCACTCCAGAAACCAGAAGCACGGCTAACCTTCAAAAGTCCCCATACAGTTTTTGAAGTCACAAAAGTTTTATCGAGTGAAGCAGAAGTTTGA
- a CDS encoding transposase, translating to MTPKVDTLAKLYLEGESVEISDIAQLELCDWLMSEFQQLPINPMFSNYMRYHTATQMCADIAQQQLWVSADSYDSEIYPNPFYGFAFLAIHDYYHCVADADFSLEGEITAYRILANRVPSLEIQKIIYSEIVLKSSAHIYLGHSPASKLVFP from the coding sequence GATACCCTTGCCAAACTCTACCTGGAAGGAGAATCTGTCGAAATCTCAGACATAGCTCAACTAGAACTCTGTGACTGGCTGATGAGCGAGTTCCAACAACTTCCGATTAATCCCATGTTCTCTAATTACATGCGCTATCACACAGCTACCCAAATGTGTGCGGATATTGCCCAACAGCAGCTTTGGGTGTCGGCTGATAGTTACGATAGCGAGATTTATCCGAATCCTTTTTATGGTTTTGCTTTCCTGGCAATTCACGATTATTACCACTGTGTAGCAGATGCTGACTTTAGCCTTGAAGGAGAAATCACTGCTTACCGCATACTTGCAAATCGAGTCCCTAGCTTAGAGATTCAAAAAATTATCTACTCTGAAATTGTGCTGAAATCGTCTGCTCACATTTACCTGGGTCATTCACCTGCATCCAAACTTGTGTTTCCCTAA
- a CDS encoding aldo/keto reductase family oxidoreductase, translating to MIAQVNLGGSFTLSGTSVTLKRMGYGAMQLAGSGVWGPPRDVDAAVAVLREAIALGINHIDTSDFYGPHITNQLIRQALHPYPENLTIVTKVGAVRGADASWNPAQSPTELRQAVHDNLSNLGVDVLDVVNLRRWGDGPNEGSIAEQFTALAEMQQQGLIRHLGLSNVTAAQVEEARAIAPVVCVQNQYNLAHRDDEALVGDLALKGIAYVPFFPLGGFNPLQSSTLDTVATSIGATKMQVALAWLLQRSPNILLIPGTSSVEHLHENLKAADLQLPSQTITDLDAIATTKG from the coding sequence ATGATTGCTCAAGTGAACCTTGGCGGTAGTTTCACGCTCTCAGGCACCTCTGTGACTCTGAAGCGGATGGGCTATGGTGCGATGCAGCTTGCTGGATCAGGTGTTTGGGGACCGCCGCGCGACGTGGATGCTGCCGTTGCCGTTCTGCGCGAAGCGATCGCACTCGGAATCAATCACATCGACACCAGCGACTTTTACGGTCCGCACATCACCAATCAGCTCATTCGACAAGCACTGCATCCTTACCCCGAAAATCTGACGATTGTCACTAAGGTGGGCGCAGTGCGCGGCGCGGACGCATCGTGGAATCCAGCGCAGAGTCCGACCGAGCTTCGCCAAGCGGTGCACGACAACCTGAGCAACCTGGGCGTTGACGTTCTTGATGTCGTCAACCTGCGCCGGTGGGGGGACGGGCCGAACGAGGGGTCGATCGCAGAGCAATTCACCGCACTCGCCGAGATGCAGCAGCAGGGGTTGATCCGGCACTTGGGACTTAGCAATGTGACGGCGGCGCAGGTCGAGGAAGCGCGCGCGATCGCACCGGTGGTCTGTGTGCAGAACCAGTATAACCTCGCCCACCGCGACGACGAGGCGCTAGTGGGCGATCTGGCGCTTAAGGGCATCGCCTACGTGCCTTTCTTTCCGCTCGGCGGCTTCAACCCGCTTCAGTCCTCGACGCTGGACACAGTGGCGACGTCGATCGGAGCCACCAAGATGCAGGTGGCGCTGGCGTGGCTGTTGCAGCGCTCGCCGAACATCTTGCTGATTCCGGGTACATCGTCGGTTGAGCATCTGCACGAGAACCTCAAAGCCGCAGATTTGCAACTTCCATCGCAAACAATTACCGACCTGGACGCGATCGCGACAACCAAAGGTTGA
- a CDS encoding NADP-dependent oxidoreductase produces MKAIVIKEYGNDEVLNYADVERPEPKADEVLVKVHVAGVNPVDWKIRNGLGERLGLKLPIMLGGEIAGTIERIGDDVRGFKEGDAVYGIIRSGGFAEYAVAKMGDIASKPQSLDFENTAAVPLGALTAWQAIFDLAHLSSGQRILITGASGGVGSLAVQLAKAKGAYVIGTASGRNEEFIRDLGADEFVDYTKQNFEEVVKDVDVVFDAVGGDTFERAFQTLKKGGFLVTSVEFPSEEKAQEFGVKSARVHCKPNAKQLAAISALVDEGRLKAHVATVLPLVEVKKAFQLSESGRTRGKIVLQISTGAVRES; encoded by the coding sequence ATGAAAGCAATAGTAATCAAAGAATACGGCAATGATGAGGTTCTAAATTATGCTGATGTCGAACGCCCAGAGCCGAAAGCGGACGAAGTTTTGGTGAAAGTTCACGTCGCGGGGGTTAATCCGGTTGACTGGAAAATCCGTAACGGTTTGGGCGAAAGGCTCGGTCTGAAACTACCCATCATGCTCGGCGGCGAGATTGCCGGAACAATCGAAAGAATTGGCGATGATGTCAGAGGTTTCAAAGAAGGCGATGCGGTTTACGGGATCATCCGCTCTGGAGGTTTCGCCGAATACGCGGTTGCCAAAATGGGGGATATTGCCTCTAAACCCCAAAGTCTCGATTTCGAGAACACAGCGGCGGTTCCACTCGGCGCGTTGACTGCATGGCAGGCAATTTTTGATTTAGCCCATCTCAGCAGTGGGCAAAGAATTTTGATAACCGGCGCCTCAGGCGGAGTCGGTTCGCTGGCTGTTCAACTTGCCAAAGCAAAAGGCGCATACGTCATCGGTACGGCTTCGGGACGCAATGAAGAGTTCATCAGAGATTTAGGCGCGGATGAATTCGTTGATTACACGAAGCAAAACTTTGAAGAAGTCGTTAAAGATGTTGATGTCGTCTTCGATGCGGTCGGCGGCGACACGTTTGAAAGAGCGTTCCAAACTTTGAAAAAAGGTGGCTTTCTGGTAACGTCAGTGGAGTTTCCGTCCGAAGAAAAAGCGCAGGAATTTGGCGTCAAGTCCGCGCGGGTCCATTGCAAGCCAAACGCAAAACAATTAGCTGCCATCAGTGCATTGGTTGACGAAGGCAGATTAAAAGCGCACGTCGCAACCGTTTTGCCGCTCGTAGAAGTGAAAAAGGCATTCCAACTTTCCGAAAGTGGGCGCACACGCGGCAAAATTGTTTTGCAAATTAGCACAGGAGCGGTTCGCGAAAGCTGA
- a CDS encoding LuxR C-terminal-related transcriptional regulator, producing the protein MVDGLNNHDIGAALHITESTIKFHINRIFEQIRCERSHSSSSHSLETGFISIVTELTAIFR; encoded by the coding sequence ATGGTGGACGGCTTAAACAATCATGACATTGGTGCAGCTTTGCATATCACTGAAAGTACCATCAAATTTCACATCAACCGAATATTTGAGCAAATTAGGTGTGAGCGATCGCACTCAAGCAGTAGTCACAGCCTTGAAACGGGGTTTATCTCAATTGTGACTGAACTTACAGCAATTTTCAGGTAA
- a CDS encoding quinone oxidoreductase family protein: MQNTPQQMKAMAVDEFGGPDKLTLYTLPVPTVDAAEVLIRIEIAGVGIWDAMEREGKLMYNEVHFPRVLGGECAGTIAAVGDGVERFAVGDRVYAQSFMNDKGGSYAQYVVVSEKTVAPVPNGLDMLMAGGLPIAGATALSNLQALGTINETKLMLWGASGGVGHVALQLAKRMGARVFAIASGADGVELAKQLGADEAVDGHSNDVAQRARAFAPDGFDAALVLVGGDDVQSTLSLVRQGGIITFPNGVMPEPKAPDGVELKKANGFADPMLFDQLNRLVSMGEFQVLIAQTFGLEEAAQAQSAMKKHYLGKIVLRVSGE; the protein is encoded by the coding sequence ATGCAAAATACTCCCCAACAAATGAAAGCAATGGCTGTGGATGAGTTCGGCGGCCCAGACAAGTTGACTTTGTACACCTTACCCGTACCTACCGTGGACGCAGCCGAAGTTTTGATTCGCATCGAGATCGCTGGAGTTGGCATCTGGGACGCGATGGAGCGCGAAGGTAAGCTGATGTATAACGAAGTCCACTTTCCGCGTGTGCTGGGCGGCGAATGTGCGGGCACCATTGCTGCCGTCGGCGACGGCGTTGAACGGTTTGCCGTCGGCGATCGCGTTTACGCACAGAGCTTCATGAACGATAAGGGCGGTAGCTATGCCCAATACGTCGTTGTATCCGAAAAGACGGTTGCACCGGTGCCCAATGGTCTCGATATGCTGATGGCAGGCGGACTGCCCATTGCCGGTGCGACGGCGCTCAGCAATTTGCAGGCGCTGGGGACGATCAACGAAACTAAATTGATGCTGTGGGGCGCGAGCGGCGGTGTCGGTCACGTCGCGCTTCAACTGGCCAAGCGCATGGGGGCGCGCGTTTTCGCGATCGCATCGGGTGCAGACGGCGTAGAATTAGCCAAGCAGTTGGGTGCCGACGAAGCGGTGGACGGACACAGCAACGACGTTGCACAACGCGCCCGTGCCTTTGCACCTGACGGCTTCGATGCTGCGCTAGTGCTAGTGGGCGGCGATGATGTTCAATCCACGCTGAGTTTGGTGCGACAGGGCGGAATCATCACCTTTCCTAATGGCGTGATGCCCGAACCCAAAGCGCCCGACGGTGTGGAACTCAAGAAGGCAAATGGCTTCGCCGACCCGATGTTGTTCGACCAACTCAACCGATTGGTGAGCATGGGTGAGTTTCAAGTTCTCATCGCGCAGACGTTTGGGCTCGAAGAAGCCGCACAAGCGCAGTCAGCGATGAAAAAGCATTATCTAGGCAAAATCGTGTTGCGCGTGAGCGGCGAATAA